A genomic stretch from Desulfotignum balticum DSM 7044 includes:
- a CDS encoding SDR family NAD(P)-dependent oxidoreductase — protein MELKTKFAGFSLKGKKALVTGAGQGIGRSLGLGLIEAGAEVSFTDYNLDLAKKVTKEASDMGGKAHGVFIDVTDLKSIQSGFNEGANLMGGLDILVNNAGIEQVCDSLSVDEAIWDKIIGVNLKGAFFCAQAAGKIMTDQGLGSIVNLCSLTSFVGVPTATPYTSSKSGLLGMTRSLSSEWAGKGVRVNGIAPGYFKTQLTDVFYQDEDWRKSMQSKIPMGRFGKMDDLIGAVIFFCSEASAYVTGQVIAIDGGYLSAL, from the coding sequence ATGGAACTAAAAACAAAATTTGCAGGTTTTTCTTTAAAAGGGAAAAAAGCTCTCGTAACTGGCGCTGGCCAGGGTATTGGGAGATCGTTAGGTCTTGGATTGATAGAAGCTGGAGCTGAAGTTTCTTTCACCGATTATAATCTTGATCTTGCCAAAAAGGTAACGAAAGAAGCGTCAGATATGGGGGGAAAAGCTCATGGGGTGTTTATCGATGTGACAGATTTGAAAAGTATTCAATCTGGTTTTAATGAAGGTGCCAATCTGATGGGAGGGTTGGATATATTAGTTAACAACGCCGGCATTGAACAAGTTTGTGATAGCTTATCCGTGGATGAGGCAATCTGGGATAAAATAATAGGTGTTAACCTTAAAGGCGCTTTCTTTTGTGCCCAAGCGGCCGGTAAGATAATGACGGATCAAGGGCTTGGGTCCATTGTGAATTTGTGCTCGCTTACCTCATTTGTTGGTGTGCCGACTGCGACCCCTTATACAAGCAGCAAAAGTGGGCTTCTGGGTATGACCCGTTCCTTGTCATCGGAATGGGCCGGTAAGGGTGTTCGAGTCAATGGTATTGCACCGGGATATTTTAAGACACAGCTTACGGATGTTTTTTATCAGGATGAAGATTGGAGAAAGTCAATGCAATCTAAAATACCCATGGGTAGATTTGGGAAAATGGACGACTTGATTGGTGCCGTAATATTCTTTTGCTCAGAAGCCTCTGCTTATGTAACTGGACAGGTAATTGCCATTGATGGTGGGTACTTGTCTGCTTTGTAG